AAGCAATTGGCTGAAGTTTGCAGAGGGTCGCTTTCAACAAGTCAGTCAAGGAGCAGGTGGAGACACATTCCTATGCCATTAGTGCTTATGCAAGCCGAGAGGAGTGGCAAAGCGGGTGTCACCTGAGGTGGGCTTTGTCGCAGGATGAGTGGATCCTCACGGAGCCTGGAAGTGATGCTATATTGGTTAAGTAGATAAGGTAGATAAGTGCTTTCTTAAGGCTACCAGCATGTGATTGCGCTTACGAGTGGAAACAGTGTGCGAGTTATCATGTAAGTCCCTGGCAAGACACGGAAGGAGGGATGGTAGAATTTATAGACCAGTGATTGTAAACCATTGTTTAGGGGGCAGTCAGAGATCATCGGGTGTAGCTATTCAATTTCACTGGTCCCCAGAATTGTTCGTTTAATACAAATAATGTATCTTTGTCCATCTACCTATGCCAGCAACGTATAGTGACAAGCAGAATAATAAAAAGCTCTGAAAGGTGAATTTAGAGATTTAAGTGTGTCTTTTTGAAGGCTGTTTGAAATACTtggctttttttaaaattattattatccgaATTCTTCGTGGTGTGCCGAATTTTCGATTGTTTATAATTTAAAATATATGGCTACTTAAAAACTGGGCCTCCAACTGTCAACATTTAACTTACAGAGCAAGTCACGGCATGCACACATTTCCAAGTCAATTGAAACAAGCTACTCATGTTTGTGTATGTACTCTGTGACATTTATGTCCTGTGACATTTTTCCAAGGCCCCCAGTACATCAGGAAAAATCATCCAGACATGAAAAGCATGATGACTATTCATTTGACGTCTTGGCAGTGAGATTTCAGTTGACTGATAAGGTTTTACATGGGAGTTCTGTTTGCACACCCAGGAACCGCCCATTTTCTTTATCTTAGCATGCCACTATTCCTTTAGTGGAACTTGCTCTTCCACAATATGCAAATCATTCATATAATTACGCTTAAATTGCCTCAATGAATCCCACTCTTACCATATTTTCAAGCAACATAATGTTTTGCCTTGTATAGTCAAAATAATTGGTAACAATCTCAAATCTGCTGCAGCATATAAAAGTCTCATCTTGTGTGACGGCACATTGGACATCAGCTACTAACTAAATAACTTAATAGAGAGTCAGATGACTAGTATTTTTCTAGGCGAGACAGTTTTTAAACTGACAACTGGGATGTCATTATTTTCAAGTGGCAATATGGCCGCCCACTAAGATGgctaaaaacaggtggattctgcgtttgtttaattcatattccacaaatgaaatTTTCATCAGAACATTGTGTTTCGACTacttgggctgcacagaacatttTGTTTAAAGAATATTTGGGGTTGACCTGATGACAGCATATATTTGACTTTTGTCCAAATATTGAGTTAAGGCCCATAGGCTTTTTTCTAGATTTAGCCTCTGGGCAAACTGAAATACGACTATAGTTCATTGTTACTGTGACATATGAACAGACACAAGGTAGCAAGAATATTTTTATATGTACATTTTAAAGCTGTATGAGTGTGTTTGGTGAGTGATATTGGCGTCAGCAAATCAAAGTGTTGATCAAGGTCATGAGTTAACGGAAATGAAATAACTAAAACTAATATTGGACCTGAATTGTTATGAAACACAATTTTATTCAAACGATTAAAATAAATTTCACAGTAGACACATGGTGAAACATTAGGAAAATGTTGTCTTTTTTGGAGCGTCATTTGCCCCTGTCAACCCATGCAAAGAAATTGCAGCGTGCttctgggttggaaacatgccCTTGAGGGCGGGCGCATACAAAGAACTGGCGGCCTACGTTGGGCCCCTCCTTCCTGACAGTGCGCAACACGCAGGGCTCACCGTGAACCTTGCAGGTGGGCGCCGGGGGCGGGCCGTGAAGGACGGACTTCCAAAACCCCAAAGATGCTTCTTTGTTGTCATGTGGATTGTATGTCTGTTCACCTTGTGTCATCTTGTTTTGCGTGGCGCTGTGAAGCTGTGGCGTGTTCTCAACTGGGCACGCTTTGAGGGAATTGTGTGAAGAACCAAGTGCTTTTCCATTTTGGGGTTTAAAAAAGGCAAGAAGGCTGCCCTGTGGTTTTGAAGAAGTCTTAGCAGTTTTGGCCTTTTTGCTCGTCTGACAGGCAGACTCTGTCCTCAGGATTCTCTTGGTGCCCGTGACATTTAGATTCTCCCTCCTTTCGGCTTCTTCCTGCGATCCGGGCAGCGCTTCCTTCGACTCAGTCTGACATGGATTTTGGTCCACCTTAACCAGAAAGCGTGAGAGTTTCTGCTGCTTGCCGGCAAACTCTGGGAGGTAGCAGGTAGCGAGAGGGGGCGGCTTGGAGTTGGACAGCAGAGCGCACCGGAGACCCCCCCACACGGGACAATGATCCGAGCCCTCGACCTCCGGCATGATGTCCGCTGCCACAAACTGCTCCTTGGCAAGCTGATAGTCAGCAAAGATGTAGTCGATGCGCGTGCCGTAGTTGGTGCGGCGAGCCCCCGTGAGAGTGGACCAGCACGTGAAGGCGCCAGCGCGAGTGGGGTGGAAATGGCGAAACGTGTCGACAAACTTGCCATCATGGGAGAAATCTGCTGACGACGACGCTTTGTTGTCCCTCAAAAAGCCGTTCAGCCATTTCCTGCCAGGATTGTCCTCAAAGTCATCCTGAGGAATGAGAGGAACAGTGAATTCAATGCAACTAATTTCACTAAAAGCAGTAGTTTGGAAGATACTaaacaatacattttaaaaaagaggCTGCAACCGGTTTAAGTttacaattaaattaaaacatgGATTCAAAATTACCAAGCGGCTTAGCCTTAGCAATTCAAAAATTAGCTTAAGGCTCTCAAACGATGGAAAACACAGTGACTTAGTCAGTTGCTCTAAGTATTATACTGACCCCCAATGGCCAACTCGTGCATGCCAAAAGGAGCCGCAACAAAGTGATCATGATGCACAAATAGGTGAATATTTTACATTATGTTATGTCATTATTGTGTTTATAATTTACAACACTATTACAGTGCTATTGAAGTAAAACATaatttgttggatttttttgaGAGGGTGGAACGGATTAATGTAATTTACATTCATTTCGATTGGGAAAATTTATTTGAGATGCAAGCGTTTTGAGTGACAAGTGTAGTCACGGATCATAGTGATTGACAACTCTGGTCCTGGTCCTCAAGGGTACAGTACTTACAATTTCATTTGGGTCACAGTGGTCTATTGGTCGATGCGAGGTGTTTACATCTCCTAAAAGGATTACAGAGCtaggaaagaaaaagaactcAAATGAGAACTGTGGAATTAGTGCCCATTTAAGCCAACGAATGCAAGGAGCCCTCTCACCTCCCGTTCTTCAGTATAGCCTCAGCTCGAGCCTGAAGCAGCTTGTAAAACTGCAGTTTGAACTGTTTTCGCTCTGGCTTTTCTGGGTCCGCTCGCGGACAGTAAACATTTATCACAGTAACAGTTAGGATTTTGTCCAAATGTCTGTCGgaataaacaaaaacagagaATAGACAAACAACAGTAAATAGTGCAGTCATATTTAAAACATCTTGTCGGTGCAATCGAGTTCATGTTCTTACTGGACTCTGTGTTGCGTGATAACGGCTCGACCTTCGTTGTCCAAAAGCTGGAGCTCCTCATCTGTAAACTCGGACTGGTTACCATAACAACCAACAGCTCCCGcatgattggtcaaaagacCAGTGAGGCCCTCCTCAGCAGCAAATGGTGTGGCACTGTCCTTACAATAAGTGGCGACACCTATACACAGTGAGTACAATGTGACATCAAGAAAGACTGGCAGACCTTCTCTGTGACATTGCAGGGGTTGTCCATCATATAAGGCAAGTATTCAGTTACTCGAATTGCTGGCAAGAATGAaagacacacaccaaaaaaaacaagacaacgTAAGGATAACAAACCTGAGTAGCCACTGCGTCCTCGACTGAAGCTGAAAAAGGAATTATACCCATCAACGATGGCAGTCCTTGCATCGAGCAGGTCTCCTGTGAGCAATTCGAGAGAGAATTAAAATCACACAaagtttattggataattttaATAAGTCCGCGTGTTCTCTAAGTACTTGTCACTTTGGTCTCCTGCACGCATATGATATCCGCGTCCAGTGAATCGAGCGCCTTTTTGATTCCACTTCCGAACGTCCGTATACCATTAATATTCCAAGTGACTAActtcattttgaaaaagaaaaaaaagaagtaaataTGCACCACACTCAGGTACTGGAAGTTATGGTTGTAATAGTGCACTGTTTTCGTGCAGACCCGGAAGTACAGAAAAATTCGCGGGTGCACAAACGGAAGTGTATTTGGACGCTGTCACGtgttaaataaaaaagtttaattATTCCTTAATTTTATCTGTATAAAATAGACCCTGTAAATCTATATAAAGTGAGAAAGATATCGGCACTACAGACCTGTACTAGACAGACTATATATAGATTTCGCCTTGGCCATGTTCATACGTAAACGCCGTCGCCATATTACATGTGGTAAAGTGACGCGAGTTTTCTGCCTGGAGGCAGTGGCGGTCGAATTTCAAAACCCGCGAGACTACTAGAATTAGAAAAGACCAACTACGTATACATCTCATACAACGAAAAATAAATGCATGTTAATATTGGAATATGCATACATGCACATGAATAATCAATTCAATTCCCTTTTTCCGATctttatggatggatggatggatggatggatggatggatggatggatggatggatggatggatggattaaaaaaaaaacattacagatGTCTGAAGTTCAGTTCCGAAGATTCACAAGTGAATTACGGAATTCTACATCAGGATTGTGCATCTCCAGTTTGACACCGGAGCAATTTTTATTCCGATTGTTTCCAGATACCTACAAGAACGAGACGTCTGGGGGTGAATTTAAAGACTAGATTTCTGCTATGACTCGTCAGAGTCCAATTGGAGATGTAATTATCCATAATTCTCACGGCAAAATTTTGCAGAATGGTGGATTGCAATGAATAATTCCATACAAATGAATGACAAAAGTATCTTCTTTCTTCCCAAGCGAGATAACTGAATTACATTTGTGGATCGGATTACAAATGTCTGCAAGACTGCAACACAGGCAGCAAGCGAGGGCTTGGCATGGAGAACGTCACAGGCAAAGTGCACTTCACCAATTGTTCAATAGAGAGCGCAGTTGCGCTTTGACGTTTCGGCGCGCATTTGACGCGACAGTGGAATACTTTACAGCACACTGAGCGCACTCGGCTCGACCTCGCCGGGAGACTCTAGCGCAACCTGGCCATACGAGGGAGGCGAGCGGACCCACTGCATCTCAGGCCCTCCGCGGAGGATACGATCCCACTGACAGCTTCTGCGCGGTTACCGACTCAAACCAAGTCACATATTGGGAATACGAAAGGGTGGTCTTAAGGTTTGTACAATTCCGGCCGATCTTGTCTCCTTTGCTGAATTAGCTTGTCGGATCATCATGACGTAAAGATGACTCCCTCACTGAATCGGCTTTTTCTACACTGAGAAAGAGCAGAAAGCAATGGCGCCCGCAGATCCACTTCGCATTTCCATCCACGCCGCGCAGTCTCTGCTGGAAGGCTCAAGGCATGTAGTCGCGTAATGGCTAACTTCGACTTGCTAGCTGTCCAACCCGCACGCTTGCCGTGCTTTTACCCGGCCGAATAGTTCAGACAGACAGCATGGCttagtgtgtttaaaaaaaggtcTGTCGCTCGAAATGTTAGAAGCTATTTGAGAAGCTGAGTAGTGGTGGAGGGGAAACAGATGCTACCGGATACACGATCGGGTATCGACCGCGGGACAACGGGCTGGCAGCTGGCGTTTCCATGTTCGCCTGAATCCACTCGAGAGGATGTGAGCAAATGGGGATCGTCTGCCCCACCCAAACCGCATGCAAACGTTCATGCGCGTCTTATTATTTTATCATGGCATGTAAACCCGTCTTATAACTGAAGCGTTGGTGGTCGATGTCCTGTTTAGTTGAGTGGCTGTGTTAAAATGTACATTATTTGCAAGGTGC
This region of Syngnathus typhle isolate RoL2023-S1 ecotype Sweden linkage group LG2, RoL_Styp_1.0, whole genome shotgun sequence genomic DNA includes:
- the apex2 gene encoding DNA-(apurinic or apyrimidinic site) lyase 2, which gives rise to MKLVTWNINGIRTFGSGIKKALDSLDADIICVQETKVTRDLLDARTAIVDGYNSFFSFSRGRSGYSGVATYCKDSATPFAAEEGLTGLLTNHAGAVGCYGNQSEFTDEELQLLDNEGRAVITQHRVQHLDKILTVTVINVYCPRADPEKPERKQFKLQFYKLLQARAEAILKNGSSVILLGDVNTSHRPIDHCDPNEIDDFEDNPGRKWLNGFLRDNKASSSADFSHDGKFVDTFRHFHPTRAGAFTCWSTLTGARRTNYGTRIDYIFADYQLAKEQFVAADIMPEVEGSDHCPVWGGLRCALLSNSKPPPLATCYLPEFAGKQQKLSRFLVKVDQNPCQTESKEALPGSQEEAERRENLNVTGTKRILRTESACQTSKKAKTAKTSSKPQGSLLAFFKPQNGKALGSSHNSLKACPVENTPQLHSATQNKMTQGEQTYNPHDNKEASLGFWKSVLHGPPPAPTCKVHGEPCVLRTVRKEGPNVGRQFFVCARPQGHVSNPEARCNFFAWVDRGK